The genomic stretch TACGGGCTTCTCTTCACCGAACCTCTGTTGGCGGGGGACGTGGACCGCGTGGAGCGTATCGTCGACGGCACAATACAAGGGCATAACTGACGAACTCGGGCCAATGCCGCCTGTTTTCGTTTCTGACGGGACCCATTCTCACGTTTGCAAAGATGCGCACCCGTCCATCCCGGCCTTTCTCTCCAGAAAGTGGATGTTCCGACGCCAACAGCGTGATTTTCACGCAAACGAGCACAAAAAATATTTTTCTTGTCTTTGGCACGGCTGTTGCGTATACTCAACCCGAAAGTCCAATTGGATCGACTCACACCGGAGTCAATCGAAAAGCAGTTGGACTGAGGGTAGGAATGCGCGTGGCTGCGCACACGGCGCCACGTGCGTGGATTAAACAGAAACAACAGAAAAGAGAAGGGTTCACAGTATGAAGATCAATAGAAAAGGTTTCACGCTGGTCGAAATCATGATCGTTGTGGCGATCATTGCGTTGCTGGCGGTCATTGCCGTGCCGAACCTGATCAAGGCTCGTACCGCGACGCAGAAGAGCACCTGCAACAACAACAAGCGTCTGATCTACGACGCCATTGACCAGTGGGCGCTGGCCAACAACGCAGACGCGGCAGACGATTTCGACGGGGAGACCAATGCCATCGCGGCCTACATCAAGGGCGAGGCGATCCCCACGTGCAAGACGGGCACTTCGCCCTACACCTTGCTGGGGGCTGTCTCCAACGCCCTCGTGTGGTGCACGTCGTCCGCCGCCGACCATAATTCCGAGGCTGAGCAAGACCATCCTGATGCCCCCTAAGGTTGGGGTTAATCGCGTTGATGCGATAACAGGGCCGCGCCGTTGGCGCGGCCCTGCTTTTTTCATTTTCCGGTGATCCGGTTCGCGCCGTTGTCCATGCGCCCACTTCAGCCTTGACGATCATCCACCGAGGCGCTATACTATCCACACTGTCAGGGGATGTGCGGCCACGCTGGGTCACGACGGCACATGTGATGATCGGAGGGGCGCCATGAAGCGGTGGAAGGCCAGAAGCGGTTTCACGCTCATCGAGATCATGATCGTGGTCGCGTTGCTGCTTTTGCTTTCGGTGATCGTGGCCCCCAACCTGCTCCGCGCGCGCGAAAACACCCAGCGCACCCTGTGCCTCTATCATCGCCGCCTGATTCAGGACATGATCAGCCAGTGGGCGCTGGTCGCGAGCAAGGGGCCGGGCGATGCCATTGATCGCGTGGCTCTGGCGGAGTACGCGAAGACGGGGCAGCTCCCCCTCTGCAAGGCGGGCAATACCGCGTATGACATCGGGGGGACCGTGAACGAACCGGTCATCCTCTGTTCGCGGCACCCGGATTGACGCCCCTCAGGTCTTGACGCGCAGCAGCTCATTCAGCGAATCCCGCGCGACGGCGAGGGCGTCGAGGTTCTCGCGCCGCGTCAGCTTGAAGGGGAGCAGCTCGGTGAGCGGGCGCAGCACGTTCAGCATCCGGTCGCTGCGCACCTCGATCGCGGAGGGAAGCACGTCGAGTTGCGCCATCCCCTTCAGCACCGCGCCGGGCACCTGCGCCCACATCGCCTCGATCCCTTCGGTCGCCTGCATCGCGTCGCAGCGGATGATCATGCGGGTCTCGCCATTGACCAGAAGGAGCGTAAAGATCGCCTCAGAGCGGTGGTCTTCAGCGCTCTTCCTCTTGAGCGGCGAAAGCACCAGATCAGCCTGCAGCACGGTGGCGTCGGCCGGGTGGCGCCGGATCCGCCGGACGCAGTCGAGGTCGATGCTCACATCCACGTCGGTGCGTGTGGTCGGCTCATCCACCCAGGC from Lentisphaerota bacterium encodes the following:
- a CDS encoding prepilin-type N-terminal cleavage/methylation domain-containing protein — protein: MKINRKGFTLVEIMIVVAIIALLAVIAVPNLIKARTATQKSTCNNNKRLIYDAIDQWALANNADAADDFDGETNAIAAYIKGEAIPTCKTGTSPYTLLGAVSNALVWCTSSAADHNSEAEQDHPDAP
- a CDS encoding prepilin-type N-terminal cleavage/methylation domain-containing protein, which gives rise to MKRWKARSGFTLIEIMIVVALLLLLSVIVAPNLLRARENTQRTLCLYHRRLIQDMISQWALVASKGPGDAIDRVALAEYAKTGQLPLCKAGNTAYDIGGTVNEPVILCSRHPD